A region from the Altererythrobacter sp. H2 genome encodes:
- a CDS encoding hemolysin family protein codes for MTPFPWTDLLIIAGLIVTNGVFAMSELAIVSAKTAQLQGKAARGSRAATTALSLANDPGKFLSTVQIGITLVGIIAGAYSGASLGGPVGERLAALGVPLKWSAEAGFALVIALTTYASLVVGELVPKQIALRNAVPIATVMALPMAWLARIAAPLVWLLDTSSSLLMRLMRIRAAGESSVTAEELQMIFADATRSGVIEKEQSQILTGVVRLAERPVRELMTPRREIDWLDIGADEAAIRAAIAQSPHSLLPVADGSPDKVLGVVRVREVLVQLLAGRPIELAALMRRAEVVPDQLDAMDALRVLQQSEIAMAMVHDEYGHLDGLVTPVDLMTAIVGQFASDQDPGDEPEIVEREDGSLLVSGAMSADALADRLGLDYGEGREFGTVAGYVLAVLRNLPEEGEYFIDQGWRFEVVDMDGRKIDKLLVSSEAG; via the coding sequence GTGACACCCTTTCCATGGACCGACCTGCTGATCATCGCGGGCCTGATCGTGACCAATGGCGTGTTCGCCATGTCCGAGCTCGCGATCGTTTCCGCCAAGACCGCCCAGCTGCAAGGCAAGGCCGCGCGCGGTAGCCGAGCGGCGACCACCGCTCTGTCCCTGGCCAATGATCCGGGCAAGTTCCTTTCAACTGTCCAGATCGGGATCACTCTCGTCGGCATCATTGCGGGGGCTTATTCCGGGGCAAGCCTGGGCGGTCCGGTGGGCGAGCGGCTCGCTGCGCTGGGGGTGCCGCTGAAATGGTCGGCCGAGGCAGGCTTTGCCCTGGTGATTGCCCTGACGACTTACGCCAGCCTGGTGGTAGGCGAACTCGTTCCCAAGCAGATTGCGCTGCGCAACGCGGTGCCGATCGCGACAGTGATGGCCCTGCCGATGGCTTGGCTGGCCCGCATTGCGGCTCCGCTCGTCTGGCTGCTCGACACCTCGTCCAGCCTGCTCATGCGGCTGATGCGGATCCGTGCGGCAGGCGAATCGAGCGTGACGGCGGAAGAGCTGCAGATGATCTTTGCCGATGCGACCCGCTCCGGCGTGATCGAGAAGGAGCAGAGCCAGATCCTGACCGGCGTGGTCAGACTGGCCGAGCGCCCGGTGCGCGAGCTGATGACCCCGCGGCGCGAGATTGACTGGCTCGACATCGGAGCTGACGAAGCGGCGATCCGTGCCGCCATTGCGCAGAGCCCCCATTCGCTGCTCCCCGTCGCCGACGGTTCGCCTGACAAGGTTCTGGGCGTTGTCAGGGTACGCGAAGTGCTGGTGCAATTGCTGGCCGGTCGCCCGATCGAGCTGGCCGCACTCATGCGCAGGGCGGAAGTTGTCCCTGACCAGCTTGACGCGATGGATGCCCTGCGCGTGCTGCAGCAGTCCGAGATTGCCATGGCCATGGTTCATGACGAATATGGCCACCTTGACGGGCTGGTCACGCCGGTCGACCTGATGACGGCGATTGTCGGCCAGTTTGCCAGCGACCAGGACCCGGGTGATGAGCCGGAGATTGTCGAGCGCGAGGATGGATCGCTGCTGGTTTCGGGTGCGATGAGCGCCGATGCGCTGGCTGACCGGCTGGGGCTCGATTACGGCGAAGGCCGCGAATTCGGCACCGTGGCCGGCTATGTCCTGGCGGTGCTGCGCAATCTGCCTGAAGAAGGCGAGTACTTCATCGACCAGGGCTGGCGTTTCGAGGTGGTCGACATGGACGGGCGCAAGATCGATAAATTGCTCGTCTCCAGCGAAGCGGGCTGA
- a CDS encoding OmpA family protein, with product MNTSKSFVAGLAAISLVTVSGCVTDPNTGEQKISRTAIGGVGGAAAGALLGGLIGGKTGRIIGAVGGGAVGGVVGYRMDQQIRELREQTAGSGVDVSEVDGAILVNLPDGVTFATGSSAITPGFQRLLDNVAASLVQYPNSLVDVYGHTDTVGSTSSNQTLSERRAQAVSNYLVSRGVNSARIRWAGFGETQLKVPTGDNVNEPMNRRVEVKIIPLTQAEIDAAR from the coding sequence ATGAACACATCCAAGAGTTTTGTTGCCGGATTGGCAGCGATTTCACTGGTCACCGTTTCAGGCTGCGTGACCGATCCGAACACGGGCGAACAGAAGATCTCCCGCACCGCGATCGGCGGGGTCGGCGGTGCTGCCGCAGGCGCTCTTCTGGGCGGTCTGATTGGCGGGAAGACCGGCCGGATCATCGGCGCGGTGGGTGGCGGCGCAGTGGGCGGCGTCGTCGGATACCGGATGGACCAGCAGATCAGGGAACTGCGCGAACAGACCGCCGGCTCGGGCGTAGATGTGTCGGAAGTCGATGGCGCAATCCTGGTCAACCTGCCTGACGGCGTCACTTTCGCCACCGGCAGCTCGGCCATTACCCCGGGCTTCCAGCGGCTGCTCGACAATGTCGCCGCAAGCCTGGTGCAGTATCCGAACAGCCTGGTCGATGTGTACGGCCACACTGACACGGTCGGCTCGACCAGCTCGAACCAGACATTGTCGGAAAGGCGCGCACAGGCCGTGTCGAACTATCTCGTCTCGCGCGGGGTCAACTCGGCCCGGATCCGCTGGGCCGGATTCGGCGAAACACAGCTCAAGGTTCCGACTGGCGACAACGTCAATGAGCCGATGAACCGCCGGGTCGAAGTCAAGATCATCCCTCTGACTCAGGCAGAGATTGACGCGGCGCGCTGA
- a CDS encoding 3'(2'),5'-bisphosphate nucleotidase CysQ, which produces MIDHQQLGQIVREAGRIAYDAWPGAGNTVESWEKEPGSPVCAADLAVDAFLKRELGRLLPSAGWLSEETVDAPERLERGLIWLVDPIDGTRDFLKGKSGWAVSVALISAGRPLIGMLEAPARSESWLGIAGQGAWLNGSALSASRRPGFAGARVPADSLAKVDRVLTLVDKPNSIALRIAMVADDRADLVATLRWGYEWDIAAAALIAREAGAAVTDAFGAPLNYNKRDPRAFGLLVSAPAIHGDAVAHLAERATVLAPRTI; this is translated from the coding sequence ATGATTGATCACCAGCAGCTCGGCCAGATTGTCCGCGAAGCGGGCCGGATCGCCTATGACGCCTGGCCGGGTGCGGGCAATACGGTAGAGAGCTGGGAAAAAGAGCCCGGCAGCCCGGTTTGCGCAGCCGACCTGGCAGTTGACGCCTTCCTCAAACGCGAACTGGGCCGCCTGCTGCCCTCTGCCGGCTGGCTTTCTGAGGAGACCGTGGACGCGCCGGAACGGCTGGAGCGGGGCCTGATCTGGCTGGTCGATCCGATCGACGGCACCCGCGATTTCCTGAAGGGCAAGAGCGGCTGGGCTGTCTCGGTTGCCCTCATCAGCGCCGGACGTCCGTTGATCGGCATGCTCGAAGCGCCAGCCCGCAGCGAAAGCTGGCTCGGCATAGCCGGACAGGGCGCCTGGCTGAATGGCTCGGCGCTGTCCGCCTCACGCCGTCCCGGGTTCGCAGGAGCACGGGTCCCGGCCGATTCGCTCGCCAAAGTGGACCGGGTGCTGACCCTGGTCGATAAACCCAATTCGATTGCACTGCGGATTGCCATGGTGGCCGATGACCGGGCCGACCTCGTCGCCACGCTGCGCTGGGGATACGAGTGGGACATTGCCGCTGCGGCCCTGATCGCGCGCGAAGCTGGCGCGGCGGTAACCGACGCGTTTGGCGCGCCTCTCAATTACAACAAGCGTGATCCCCGCGCTTTCGGGCTGCTGGTCAGCGCGCCCGCTATCCACGGGGATGCGGTGGCGCATCTGGCAGAGCGCGCGACGGTCCTCGCACCGCGAACAATCTGA